The following coding sequences are from one Daphnia pulex isolate KAP4 chromosome 11, ASM2113471v1 window:
- the LOC124207297 gene encoding NADPH--cytochrome P450 reductase-like has product MDEVVPKASGEAAAAMAAAAQAAAEAAAANGPMFGVLDIVLLAGMAGFGIYWVYFRGSPKAQPPPNKGYTMQPTLIAPKANENSFITKMKASGKNIVVFYGSQTGTAEEFALRLVKEAARYGMKALYPADPEECEMEELSKLSEINNSLVIFCMATYGEGDPTDNASAFYEWLKTEEPDLTGVNYAVFGLGNKTYEHFNSMGKFFDKRLEELGATRVVEAGVGDDDGNMEEDFLTWKDSLWPAVLDFFGLEMNLQEISMRQYRLETPDVPPEKLFTGEIARLRAYQTQRPPFDAKNPFLAQVTAWRELHRGGERSCMHIELDIANSKLRYDAGDHVAVYPVNDPVLVNRFGELLSVDLDTPISLVNIDDQSTKKHPFPCPCTYKTALSHYLDITSNPRTHVLKELAEHTANFEEKQKLLMMASSSLEGKELYQQWVLQDNRSLLHILEDLPSCKPSLDLVCELLTRLQSRYYSISSSSKLHPESVHITAVLLKYTTPTGRINKGVATTWLASKKPEADQTTHQIPIFIRKSQFRLPARHQTPIIMIGPGTGVAPFRGFVQERLKVKREGKPVGDTVLFYGCRKKSEDFLYEEEFQESIDEGLLTLHTAFSREQPDKKVYVTHLLKDHGEYIWRILGEENGHLYVCGDARNMARDVHDIIIETCSKYGQMSSSEAQAFVKKLETQRRYSADVWS; this is encoded by the exons ATGGATGAAGTAGTCCCAAAAGCGTCAGgtgaagcagcagcagcaatggctGCAGCAGCACAGGCAGCAGccgaagcagcagcagctaatgGCCCGATGTTTGGTGTTTTAGACATAGTTCTTCTAGCTGGAATGGCTGGATTTGGAATTTACTGGGTTTATTTCCGAGGCAGCCCCAAAGCCCAGCCACCACCCAATAAAGGCTATACAATGCA gCCCACTCTCATAGCTCCTAAAGCAAATGAAAACAGCTTTATTACCAAAATGAAAGCTTCCGGGAAGAACATTGTGGTGTTTTATGGTAGTCAGACAGGTACTGCTGAGGAATTTGCTTTACGTCTTGTAAAAGAAGCTGCCAGATATGGCATGAAGGCTTTATATCCAGCCGATCCAGAAGAGTGTGAAATG GAAGAACTTTCCAAATTGAGTGAAATCAACAATTCGTTGGTGATCTTTTGCATGGCTACGTACGGTGAAGGTGATCCAACCGATAATGCAAGCGCTTTCTACGAATGGCTAAAAACAGAAGAACCTGATCTGACTGGCGTCAATTATGCT GTGTTCGGTCTCGGAAATAAAACGTACGAGCATTTTAATTCGATGGGCAAGTTTTTTGACAAACGTCTGGAGGAATTAGGTGCTACTCGAGTTGTAGAAGCTGGTGTCGGTGACGACGATGGAAA CATGGAGGAAGATTTCCTTACATGGAAAGACAGTCTGTGGCCTGCTGTTTTAGACTTTTTTGGTTTAGAAATGAATTTACAAGAAATTTCAATGCGGCAATACCGTCTTGAAACACCTGACGTGCCTCCTGAAAAACTTTTTACCGGTGAAATTGCACGACTTCGTGCTTATCAAACTCAACGACC TCCGTTTGATGCCAAAAATCCATTCCTTGCCCAAGTAACTGCCTGGCGAGAATTGCATAGAGGAGGGGAGCGCAGTTGTATGCACATCGAGCTAGACATTGCTAATTCCAAGTTGAGATATGACGCGG GTGATCATGTAGCCGTGTATCCGGTGAACGATCCCGTCTTGGTCAATCGTTTCGGCGAGTTGCTATCTGTCGATCTCGACACTCCGATATCATTGGTTAACATTGACG ATCAATCGACCAAGAAGCATCCGTTCCCTTGCCCTTGCACATACAAAACGGCCCTCTCCCATTACCTCGACATTACGTCCAATCCTCGAACTCACGTTCTGAAAGAACTCGCGGAACACACTGCCAACTTTGAG gaaaagcaaaaattattaatgatGGCTAGTTCCAGCCTTGAAGGCAAGGAACTCTATCAGCAGTGGGTTTTGCAAGACAATCGTAGCTTGTTGCACATCTTGGAAGATTTGCCGTCGTGTAAACCGTCGTTGGATCTCGTCTGCGAATT attGACCCGTCTACAGTCGCGCTACTactccatttcttcttcttcaaaa TTGCATCCGGAGAGCGTACACATAACAGCAGTGCTATTGAAGTACACAACCCCAACCGGACGAATCAATAAAGGAGTTGCCACCACTTGGCTTGCCTCCAAGAAGCCCGAGGCAGATCAGACAACCCACCAAATTCCAATATTCATCCGCAAATCACAGTTCCG ATTACCAGCCCGTCATCAAACTCCAATTATTATGATTGGTCCGGGAACTGGAGTAGCCCCTTTCCGTGGATTTGTTCAGGAGCGACTCAAAGTGAAACGTGAAG gtaaGCCGGTCGGTGACACTGTTCTCTTCTATGGTTGTCGTAAGAAGAGTGAAGACTTTCTTTACGAAGAAGAGTTCCAAGAGTCTATTGATGAAGGCCTCCTCACG CTGCATACGGCGTTCTCTCGCGAACAACCCGATAAAAAAGTCTACGTTACACACTTGCTCAAGGACCATGGGGAGTACATTTGGCGCATCCTCGGTGAGGAAAATGGTCATCTCTACGTCTGCGG GGATGCGCGAAATATGGCACGAGACGTACATGATATCATTATTGAAACTTGCAGTAAATATGGTCAAATGTCGTCCAGTGAAGCTCAggcatttgttaaaaaattggaaactCAGCGTCGCTACTCGGCTGATGTTTGGAGTTAA
- the LOC124207311 gene encoding sodium/calcium exchanger regulatory protein 1-like has protein sequence MAAFLNKKFKLVSSEKFDEYMQELKIGFVMRKLGNSATPVVELTCEGDEYTFTTTTMLKTTTIKFKLGEEFEEERGDGAKVKSTITMDGNKMTHVMKGDPESTIVREFNGDELKAVLTVNDVVCTRIYKAE, from the exons ATGGCAGCTTTCCTCAACAAGAAATTCAAGCTCGTCTCTTCCGAGAAATTCGACGAATACATGCAAGAACTTA aaattggttTCGTGATGCGTAAACTGGGAAACTCTGCCACCCCCGTTGTTGAATTGACATGCGAAGGTGATGAGTACAccttcaccaccaccacgatgCTCAAAACGACAACTATCAAGTTTAAACTTGGTGAGGAATTCGAGGAGGAACGAGGTGATGGAGCCAAAGTCAAATCCACCATTACCATGGATGGTAACAAGATGACGCACGTCATGAAAGGTGATCCCGAGTCCACCATTGTCCGGGAATTCAACGGAGATGAATTGAAGGCT GTGTTGACTGTCAATGACGTCGTTTGCACGCGCATCTACAAAGCCGAATAG